In Papaver somniferum cultivar HN1 chromosome 9, ASM357369v1, whole genome shotgun sequence, the genomic stretch CGATCATTTAAGAATCTTAAACACGAATCAAGTTACGTAAACATGAACGGTACACAAGGTACATGAATCATTAGCCGCATTGGTTTGTCTATAACTAATATTTCACCTACGAATTATTAACTCTTAGCTAATGGGGAAAAAAAAGagtacaaaaacaaaaatatttttgatatcaATAGATCATAACATCAAGCATATAATAACGAAatcataaaactttctcaagtttatagacataccttttagatGAATCCGCTCATGAATCCTATGGCTTTACCAAAAATTCAATATCTTACCTAACGTAATATGTGTGTCCCAATTCTgttgcttccctcaccgtattcaTAACATggtatttcttggtgaggatgcactttcaaaaaaatcaagttgtattgtggtgaacaatgtcttgctcaccacaagtgattgaaacaaactTTTCCGCAtctatggatttttcaccatctatagtttttggcttatttcGTTTCTTCTTCTACCAATTAATTCTTGTGTTTTACTTTTGGATTATTATGAAGGAGATCACCTGTAGACCCATTCATATATCTAAATCCATCTTTCCCAAGATTTTTTGAATTCTTCTTTACTTCCTtatcattggagatgctctaaatcgACTTTGCGACGCACCCGCTTCTCTACCCTACCTTTTCCCCCCTATGTGGCACCCATGTAGGCTCTAGCTCTAGGAATGTTTTGGAAAGAAGTGGATCCCGGCTGAATGACTCGTGAACCAGTGGGGGAAGAGACATGTAAACCGGAGAAAACTTTTGGGGGCCTGTAACATCTTCGCTACTAAAGTTGTTGGGCCACAGTGAAAGATATTGGGCTACCAACACCTCTGTCCCTGTTATAAACAGTCAcaaagaaatttggggatttttcattttctagggtttttgctgGTCTCAGCGGTTTGGCGATGATTTCTTCAACTGGGTTAACGGATGATATCTTGATTGAGATCTTTACTTATCTTCCTCTAAACTCAATCTATAAATTCAAATGTCTATCCAAGGTATGGTTATCTAACCTCTCACACCCTAATTTCATTACGAAATGGTTTCAAATCAATTGCAAATCTCTCCCATGGATACAATATCATCCAAATACTGATCACGATTCTGATGAAAACCCTAAGATGGCATATCCTAATTTATATTCACAGTTTATGTCTAGAAATGAACATCTATTCTCTTTTAGGTTCCTTATGAATGCACAACCATTTGGAACTAAGTTATTCCTATTAGGTTCTAGTAGTGGTTTGGTACTCTGTTATACATTACATTCAGATAATCAGAGGAGGTATCATGTCTGTAATCCACTTACTCAGAAATGGGTTTCACTTCCTTCACCACCGCAGGTTAGTTCACTTGACATTAATGGTATATTTTTTGAGTATCCATGTACCAGTTGTTATAAGGCTCTACTTATCCCTAAATTTCAGACGCCTTTGAAGAAATTTAATGTTCAtattttttcttctgatttgggGGTATGGGGAAGTTTTCAAGTTTCTTGTGATGAAAATGTTGTGTTCGACTGGATTAATTATGATAATTTTGTTATCCTTAATGGCGTTTTGTTTTGGATTCAAGAGGGGAAGAAAATGTTAGTTTACAATCTCAATCAGAACAATGGAAGTGATGGGCATCAATGTAGTTTGATTGATTTGCCGGATGAGGAGTTTGATGATGGTGGTATACGACACCCCAATAATCGTGTTGGGAAATCAGAAGGCAGGGTTTGTTACACTAAAACTAAATGGACAGGAAGGGAAATGAACATGAGTATTTGGGTACTGGATGAGGTCAACTGGCAAATATTGCACAAGGATATTCCAATAGAAGATCTCTTAAGGAAATGAATATGTGACTGTTATCTAGATACAATTCCAAATCTGATTCTGAGAGCAAACCAGATATACTATCTCTCAAGTAATCCTTTGCTGCCATCATCTGAACTTCAGCCTTTTTCAACTCATCCCCTGCTGCCTTCATCTTTAATTTTGCAGCACGTAAAGGATGGCCAAGATCCAACAATCCAGTTTTAACTTTCTGCATCCCACTGATACCTTTCTTGCGTTCTCTAATCTTTCACGAAGCCAGCTAAGGTTAAATTTATTTGTTTCAGCCATACTTATCGTCTCTTCTCAATCCTTGATCATATCAGAAGTCAATTCTACATAACGGCACTGCTGCATATCTATGATACAATTCATCAAGTCTTTGACCACCATAACTAGGACAGGATACAACGAGATTGGCATAACCTTGGTAGAAGGAATATGACCATATTTCAACCAGATCTGCCTATATAGAGGCGCTTGCGTTTTAAGAATACTGAAGCCTCCAACATCTTCAAATTCCTTCTCCTCGCCAAAACCAACTTTGTTGTTACCCTCAGCAAAGGGTTGTCCGGCGCCTAAATACTCCTCTGCTTCTGAACTACTCTTCTCTTCCTTTCCTTTGGCTTGCGTCTCATTTTCTGTCTTTTCAACCTTGTTTGGGCTGCCCTCATTCAAGTCATCGTCATCTTTTGTCTCCTTGTTCATCATACAAGTAACCTCAACTGTTATGACACAAGTGTGATTCACGATATATCCTTTGTCAGGGTCATGAAGTTCACTAAGAAGCATGAACCTTGACCAACCGTCTCCCGGCCATTTTCCTGGAAAGTTGTTGTATTTCAGCTCTGCAAAGAATTGAAAAGGTAAAAAAATGTgattaaaaaaccaaaaatatacCGATAAGATAATCCTAATTATACCTCGTTTCAATCTCATACTGGGATCAGTCTGACTAGTAACTGTAAAACTATACCCCGTATCCAGCGATTCTGTCCAGTC encodes the following:
- the LOC113308390 gene encoding uncharacterized protein LOC113308390 isoform X1, which codes for MHFPLMISLLEVPNGAPYICLLKAMIYPTGDCKAYDLYLSLFLHPVDWTESLDTGYSFTVTSQTDPSMRLKRELKYNNFPGKWPGDGWSRFMLLSELHDPDKGYIVNHTCVITVEVTCMMNKETKDDDDLNEGSPNKVEKTENETQAKGKEEKSSSEAEEYLGAGQPFAEGNNKVGFGEEKEFEDVGGFSILKTQAPLYRQIWLKYGHIPSTKVMPISLYPVLVMVVKDLMNCIIDMQQCRYVELTSDMIKD
- the LOC113308390 gene encoding uncharacterized protein LOC113308390 isoform X2, with translation MIYPTGDCKAYDLYLSLFLHPVDWTESLDTGYSFTVTSQTDPSMRLKRELKYNNFPGKWPGDGWSRFMLLSELHDPDKGYIVNHTCVITVEVTCMMNKETKDDDDLNEGSPNKVEKTENETQAKGKEEKSSSEAEEYLGAGQPFAEGNNKVGFGEEKEFEDVGGFSILKTQAPLYRQIWLKYGHIPSTKVMPISLYPVLVMVVKDLMNCIIDMQQCRYVELTSDMIKD